The Ruania alba genome window below encodes:
- a CDS encoding ABC transporter ATP-binding protein, with the protein MSAQAQAALEVTDLEVTFRSRGRGTVHAVDGVSLSVARGEVVGLVGESGCGKSSFARAVVGLERVSGGSVRLDGREVQPVGWRVRSDVRVQMVFQNPYSSLNPRRTIGSQIRDGVPPDVTDPEADVADLLERVGLGAEAATRYPHQFSGGQRQRVAIARALAPRPEILIADEPVTALDASAQAQIVTLLTSLVRDLDVGMLFISHDLALVRQIADRTAVMYLGRIVEDGATDAVWGDPAHPYTHALIDAIPRISAQASLPETLAGEVPDAAHVPTGCRFRPRCASAMDICAEEPPVVRLGDRHTACWLHIETKEKQDV; encoded by the coding sequence ATGAGCGCGCAGGCGCAAGCTGCCCTCGAGGTCACCGACCTGGAGGTCACCTTCCGCAGCCGTGGCCGTGGCACCGTGCACGCCGTGGACGGAGTGAGCCTGAGCGTCGCCCGCGGTGAGGTTGTCGGTCTGGTCGGGGAGTCCGGGTGCGGGAAGTCCTCCTTCGCTCGTGCCGTCGTCGGGCTGGAGCGGGTGTCCGGTGGGTCGGTGCGCTTGGACGGCCGCGAGGTGCAGCCGGTGGGCTGGCGGGTGCGTTCGGACGTGCGGGTGCAGATGGTGTTCCAGAACCCGTACTCCTCGCTGAACCCGCGGCGCACCATCGGCTCCCAGATCCGCGACGGCGTCCCGCCCGACGTGACCGACCCTGAGGCCGATGTGGCCGACCTGCTGGAGCGGGTGGGCCTGGGCGCCGAGGCGGCCACCCGGTACCCGCACCAGTTCTCCGGTGGTCAGCGCCAGCGCGTGGCGATCGCCCGGGCACTGGCGCCGCGGCCCGAGATCCTGATCGCCGACGAACCGGTGACTGCGCTGGACGCCTCCGCGCAGGCGCAGATCGTCACCCTGCTCACGTCCCTGGTGCGGGACCTGGACGTGGGCATGCTGTTTATCTCCCACGATCTGGCGCTCGTCCGCCAGATCGCCGACCGGACCGCAGTGATGTACCTGGGCCGGATCGTCGAGGACGGCGCCACCGACGCCGTCTGGGGGGACCCCGCGCACCCCTATACGCACGCCCTGATCGACGCCATCCCGCGGATCAGCGCGCAGGCCTCCCTCCCGGAGACCCTGGCCGGGGAGGTCCCGGACGCCGCACACGTACCTACCGGGTGCCGGTTCCGCCCCCGCTGCGCATCGGCCATGGACATCTGCGCCGAGGAGCCACCGGTGGTGCGGCTCGGCGACCGGCACACCGCGTGCTGGCTGCACATCGAGACCAAGGAGAAGCAGGACGTATGA
- a CDS encoding ABC transporter ATP-binding protein — protein MTALLEVENLGVHLPGDMPVIHDATLRVDEGEVVGVAGESGSGKSMTASALLGLLPPGARTSGAARLHGVPGPGGTSTVDLLGLRGAEWNRVRGTEIAMVFQDATASLHPMLSVGRQLTEHMRVHLGMDKSAARRRAVELLDRVRIPDPDRALRAYPHQFSGGMRQRVAIASALACHPRLLIADEPTTALDVTVQAGILRLLDELRTETGLSVLFVTHDLGVLASLTARSYVFYAGRVMETAATPELVTRPRHPYTAALLRARPHADESWGQGARQPLQSIPGSPVTPATAPPGCPFAPRCTHAIEECTTAVPTLSAAGPPGHELACVVRPDLTEVRA, from the coding sequence ATGACCGCGCTGCTCGAGGTCGAGAACCTCGGCGTCCACCTGCCCGGCGACATGCCCGTCATCCACGACGCCACCCTGCGCGTGGACGAGGGGGAGGTGGTCGGGGTCGCCGGCGAGAGCGGGTCCGGGAAATCGATGACGGCGTCCGCACTGCTCGGTCTGCTTCCTCCCGGGGCGCGCACCAGCGGCGCAGCCCGGTTGCACGGGGTGCCCGGGCCGGGCGGCACCTCCACGGTGGATCTGCTCGGCCTGCGTGGCGCGGAGTGGAACCGGGTACGCGGCACCGAGATCGCGATGGTTTTCCAGGACGCGACCGCCTCCCTGCACCCGATGCTGAGCGTGGGCCGCCAGCTCACCGAGCACATGCGCGTGCACCTGGGCATGGACAAGTCCGCGGCCCGCCGTCGCGCCGTCGAGCTGCTGGACCGGGTGCGCATCCCCGACCCGGACCGCGCCCTGCGGGCCTACCCGCACCAGTTCTCCGGCGGGATGCGGCAACGGGTCGCGATCGCCAGCGCCCTGGCCTGCCACCCGCGCCTGCTCATCGCCGATGAGCCCACCACTGCCTTGGACGTGACCGTGCAGGCCGGCATCCTGCGGCTGCTCGATGAGCTGCGCACCGAGACGGGCTTGTCGGTGCTGTTCGTCACCCACGATCTCGGGGTGCTCGCCTCCCTCACTGCCCGCTCGTACGTCTTCTACGCCGGCCGCGTGATGGAGACCGCCGCCACGCCGGAGCTGGTGACTCGGCCGCGCCACCCGTACACCGCTGCGCTGTTGCGCGCGCGCCCGCACGCCGATGAGAGCTGGGGCCAAGGGGCTCGCCAGCCGTTGCAGTCGATCCCGGGCAGCCCGGTCACCCCGGCCACGGCGCCGCCCGGCTGCCCGTTCGCACCGCGGTGTACGCACGCGATCGAGGAGTGCACGACGGCGGTCCCCACCTTGAGTGCAGCCGGTCCGCCCGGCCATGAGCTCGCCTGTGTGGTCCGCCCCGATCTGACGGAGGTACGTGCATGA